The proteins below come from a single Myxococcus xanthus genomic window:
- a CDS encoding SHOCT domain-containing protein produces MDALLPVTPTEVFVTLLFGAIFLYATWVIGSFTRDAMVERDVLKHGEDAEATVLELRDTGLRVNRRPVFELLLEVRQRGRASYQARVRKRLGPHQSVGSLGVGMRLNVKVDRAEPSKVAIVGAAMTAPVGAFVLQGMPSAGDPVKAMQDLQSLMDKGLITPEEFEVKKAQILARI; encoded by the coding sequence ATGGACGCCCTGCTCCCCGTCACTCCGACCGAGGTTTTCGTCACCCTCCTCTTCGGCGCCATCTTTCTCTATGCCACCTGGGTCATCGGGAGCTTCACCCGTGACGCGATGGTGGAGCGAGATGTGCTCAAGCATGGCGAGGACGCCGAGGCCACGGTGCTCGAGCTGAGGGACACGGGCTTGCGCGTCAACCGCCGTCCCGTCTTCGAACTGCTCCTGGAGGTCCGTCAGAGGGGACGCGCGTCGTATCAGGCGCGAGTGAGGAAGCGGCTGGGTCCACACCAGAGCGTCGGGTCGCTGGGCGTGGGGATGCGCCTGAACGTCAAGGTCGACCGGGCCGAACCGAGCAAGGTCGCCATCGTCGGCGCGGCCATGACGGCGCCTGTCGGGGCCTTCGTGCTCCAGGGCATGCCTTCCGCGGGGGACCCGGTGAAGGCGATGCAGGACCTTCAGTCGCTGATGGACAAGGGGCTCATCACCCCGGAAGAGTTCGAGGTGAAGAAGGCGCAGATTCTCGCGCGTATCTGA
- a CDS encoding SHOCT domain-containing protein, which yields MLTAVLAMLPFLLFSLVGLGAAGYFFYSHAQTQRLREHGTAGEATILRMDRTSMQINRSYVYDFLLEFKVPGLPTYRRQHRSRAHDWKAFILEPGVRLKVKIDPNDPQRFVVLGPVDQQRPQSIQALVAAATGFTEVRTLAAPDPVKALKDLQSMLDNELITQDEYAQKKAEILARL from the coding sequence GTGCTGACCGCGGTCCTGGCGATGTTGCCCTTCCTGCTCTTCTCGCTCGTCGGCCTCGGCGCTGCGGGGTACTTCTTCTATTCGCACGCGCAGACGCAGCGCCTCCGCGAGCACGGGACCGCTGGCGAGGCCACCATCCTCCGGATGGACCGCACGTCGATGCAGATCAACAGGAGTTACGTCTACGACTTCCTGCTGGAGTTCAAGGTGCCGGGCCTCCCCACGTACAGGCGGCAGCACCGCAGCCGGGCGCATGATTGGAAGGCCTTCATCCTGGAGCCCGGCGTGCGCCTCAAGGTGAAGATCGACCCGAACGACCCTCAGCGGTTCGTCGTCCTGGGGCCCGTCGATCAGCAGCGTCCCCAGAGCATCCAGGCCCTCGTCGCGGCGGCCACTGGCTTCACCGAGGTCAGGACCCTGGCGGCTCCGGACCCGGTGAAGGCCTTGAAGGACCTCCAGTCGATGCTCGACAACGAGCTCATCACGCAGGACGAATACGCGCAGAAGAAGGCGGAGATTCTCGCGCGGCTGTGA
- a CDS encoding DUF4388 domain-containing protein, giving the protein MAPVRKILIADPDLESVRSLSRALRTKGYQVHYAPDGSRALEVAVLRHPDLTLFDEACRLLDARTFIQILRTNPRTEDIPVVLTTASFESDRLRGLRDGYLRKPFNLDEVLSRIEHIFRRSEAAKDLKSEQQEIEGSLSQLSIPDLMQLLGMNRRSGRLTLERGNDRGEISVVEGRPVNAKLGRVEGEKALFRLLAWVDGTFTFSPGGNTARPRINRGMDDALLEGMRQSDEVNRLMPGLPPRHTRLMLAPDADLQGDQHPVTQQVVDLLRQPRALGEVLDLAPATDLEVLNVLTTLMQRGVARAADGDGVEAASGELLGAAEVHALRGRILRTRAPAKVATAKIFVCGSGASAARRVLSRMPGMEALSAEPTAVKSGFGTLGRLVLSEVLRLDFCVLPPAEAARPLWRPFTAGAMGALLMDVAEPSVRLAHYLAWEVRMPVVVVGAEVPAALQGAPAGALGATDDLADALRSLLVQALNPAPTLPGVPQVQRAAASIV; this is encoded by the coding sequence GTGGCCCCGGTCCGGAAAATCCTCATCGCCGACCCTGACCTCGAGTCGGTGCGCTCGCTGTCGCGGGCGCTGCGCACCAAGGGCTATCAGGTGCACTACGCGCCGGATGGCTCGCGGGCCCTGGAGGTGGCCGTGCTGCGCCACCCGGACCTCACGCTGTTCGACGAGGCCTGCCGGCTGCTGGACGCGCGCACCTTCATCCAGATTCTGCGCACCAACCCGCGCACCGAGGACATCCCGGTGGTGCTCACCACCGCGAGCTTCGAGTCGGACCGGCTGCGCGGCCTGCGGGACGGCTATCTGCGCAAGCCCTTCAACCTGGACGAGGTGCTCAGCCGCATCGAGCACATCTTCCGGCGCAGCGAGGCGGCCAAGGACCTCAAGAGCGAGCAGCAGGAAATCGAAGGCTCGCTCAGCCAGCTCAGCATCCCGGACCTGATGCAGTTGTTGGGCATGAACCGGCGCAGCGGCCGGCTGACGCTGGAGCGCGGCAACGACCGGGGCGAGATTTCCGTCGTCGAAGGCCGCCCGGTGAATGCGAAGCTGGGGCGCGTGGAAGGGGAGAAGGCCCTGTTCCGCCTGCTGGCGTGGGTGGACGGGACGTTCACCTTCTCGCCCGGAGGCAACACGGCACGGCCGCGCATCAACCGCGGCATGGATGACGCGCTGCTGGAGGGCATGCGTCAGTCGGACGAGGTGAACCGGCTGATGCCCGGCCTGCCGCCGCGCCACACGCGGCTGATGCTGGCGCCGGACGCGGACCTGCAAGGAGACCAGCATCCGGTGACGCAGCAGGTGGTGGACCTGCTTCGCCAGCCACGCGCCCTGGGCGAGGTGCTGGACCTGGCGCCGGCCACCGACCTGGAGGTGCTCAACGTCCTCACCACGCTCATGCAGCGGGGCGTGGCGAGAGCCGCGGACGGGGACGGCGTGGAGGCTGCGTCCGGCGAGCTGCTGGGCGCGGCGGAGGTGCACGCGCTGCGCGGCCGGATTCTCCGCACGCGAGCGCCCGCGAAGGTGGCCACCGCGAAAATCTTCGTGTGCGGCAGTGGCGCGAGCGCGGCCCGGCGGGTCCTCTCCCGCATGCCCGGCATGGAAGCGCTGTCGGCCGAGCCCACCGCGGTGAAGAGTGGTTTCGGCACGCTGGGGCGCCTGGTGCTCAGCGAGGTGCTGCGCCTGGACTTCTGCGTGCTGCCTCCCGCGGAGGCGGCGCGGCCGCTGTGGCGTCCCTTCACGGCGGGCGCCATGGGCGCGCTGCTGATGGATGTGGCCGAGCCCTCCGTGCGGCTCGCGCACTACCTGGCCTGGGAGGTCCGGATGCCGGTGGTGGTGGTGGGCGCGGAGGTCCCCGCGGCGTTGCAGGGGGCTCCCGCGGGAGCCCTGGGCGCGACGGATGACCTGGCGGACGCGCTGCGCTCACTGTTGGTCCAGGCGCTCAATCCCGCGCCCACGCTGCCCGGCGTGCCCCAGGTGCAGCGGGCCGCCGCGTCCATCGTGTAG
- a CDS encoding GGDEF domain-containing response regulator: MAGPILVVDDDMFFRQLASDLLTHNGHRVVAVENATLALEEAARTSFDLVITDVVMPGVDGFALTARLRERDPDQEVILVSQRTDIRGSEVALRSGAADCLSKPVNANDMLLAVDRALERASLRRERTQLRDENLEFARFHNLHQRCLELLSHPDLEWLQERLTSELAAICDAQSAALWVVDDRGDLVLRAYRGLLDRQFLAEKMSPEGPLSGRLREAQPWLARDERSSVMYVPLVASGEVVGLAQLSDPLSGDFRPEHSRDARLLGDFAAVGLKNGRKMLALQRLGLRDRETAAYNLSYFTDYASKEIYKARRYGRTFSLLTFSIDNLPLVRVRQGAADAKKAVRGIIKALSKIIRDSDVIAKASDQEFYLLLPETDFFGALMFVRRAVAAVREEPEAMEVDQRLPLAMVGGASTFPKDGEDFDELVHRCRRRMDERRASLQRRLMLDGLPFWDEVDLLLGTPNSPRLPVDERSEPSRRGKVSDVLFDELQAEIAREMMRDPGSRGLLYVGGPEIRTDLNIAAGLESAPPDLASRIYLLGRRVDLESHPALTPVFLEGDDRIARHEFILWLSENAAYALIQRRGHGATWGFHTSDTAVVDGLISKLQAEYDLQPY, translated from the coding sequence GTGGCCGGACCCATCCTCGTCGTCGACGACGACATGTTCTTCCGTCAGCTCGCCAGCGACTTGCTCACGCATAACGGGCATCGCGTGGTGGCCGTGGAGAACGCAACGCTCGCGCTCGAAGAGGCGGCACGCACGTCGTTCGACCTGGTCATCACCGATGTGGTGATGCCAGGCGTGGACGGCTTCGCTCTCACCGCGCGCCTGCGCGAGCGGGACCCCGACCAGGAGGTCATCCTCGTCAGCCAGCGCACCGACATCCGGGGCTCGGAGGTGGCGCTGCGCTCGGGCGCGGCGGACTGCCTCTCCAAGCCGGTGAACGCCAACGACATGCTGCTCGCCGTGGACCGGGCGCTGGAGCGCGCGTCCCTGCGCCGCGAGCGGACGCAGCTTCGTGACGAGAACCTGGAGTTCGCCCGCTTCCACAACCTGCACCAGCGCTGCCTGGAGCTCCTGTCCCATCCCGACCTGGAGTGGCTCCAGGAGCGGCTCACCTCGGAGCTGGCGGCCATCTGCGACGCGCAGAGCGCCGCGCTGTGGGTGGTGGACGACCGGGGAGACCTGGTGCTGCGGGCCTACCGCGGGCTGCTGGACCGGCAGTTTCTCGCGGAGAAGATGAGCCCGGAAGGGCCGCTGTCCGGACGCCTGAGAGAGGCCCAGCCGTGGCTGGCCCGCGACGAGCGCTCGTCGGTGATGTACGTGCCCCTGGTGGCGTCGGGGGAAGTCGTCGGGTTGGCGCAACTCTCCGACCCGCTGTCAGGAGACTTCCGGCCCGAGCATTCGCGCGATGCCCGCCTGCTGGGTGACTTCGCGGCGGTGGGCCTGAAGAACGGCCGGAAGATGCTCGCGCTCCAGCGCCTGGGCCTGAGAGACCGCGAGACGGCGGCGTACAACCTCAGCTACTTCACCGACTACGCGTCCAAGGAAATCTACAAGGCCCGGCGCTACGGGCGGACGTTCTCCCTGCTGACCTTCTCCATCGACAACCTGCCGCTGGTGCGCGTGCGCCAGGGCGCGGCGGACGCGAAGAAGGCGGTGCGCGGCATCATCAAGGCGCTCAGCAAGATCATCCGCGACTCGGATGTCATCGCGAAGGCGAGCGACCAGGAGTTCTACCTCCTGCTGCCTGAGACGGACTTCTTCGGGGCGTTGATGTTCGTGCGCCGCGCCGTGGCCGCCGTGCGCGAGGAGCCCGAGGCCATGGAGGTGGACCAGCGCCTCCCGCTGGCGATGGTGGGCGGGGCCAGCACCTTCCCCAAGGACGGCGAGGACTTCGACGAGCTGGTGCACCGCTGCCGCCGCCGCATGGACGAGCGGCGCGCGTCGTTGCAGCGCCGGCTGATGCTGGACGGGCTGCCCTTCTGGGACGAGGTGGACCTGCTCCTGGGCACGCCGAACAGCCCCCGGCTGCCGGTGGACGAGCGCTCCGAGCCGAGCCGCCGGGGCAAGGTGTCCGACGTCCTCTTCGACGAACTCCAGGCGGAGATTGCCCGGGAGATGATGCGGGACCCAGGCTCGCGCGGCCTGCTGTACGTGGGCGGGCCGGAGATTCGCACGGACCTGAACATCGCCGCCGGGCTGGAGTCCGCGCCTCCAGATTTGGCGTCGCGCATCTACCTGCTGGGCCGCCGCGTCGACCTGGAGTCACACCCCGCGCTGACGCCTGTGTTCCTGGAAGGCGACGACCGCATCGCGCGGCACGAGTTCATCCTCTGGCTCTCCGAGAACGCGGCCTACGCGCTCATCCAGCGGCGGGGCCACGGAGCGACGTGGGGGTTCCACACCTCGGACACCGCGGTGGTGGACGGGCTCATCTCCAAGCTGCAGGCCGAATACGACCTGCAGCCCTACTGA
- the dapF gene encoding diaminopimelate epimerase — protein MEARERIFKYQGLGNDFVVLDRRGSGEDIDAATSRWMCDRRLGIGGDGVLALLPSERGIARMVVHNADGSIAEMCGNGLRCAVKFLVDDSGQTPGHINVETGAGVLTCYPSYGEGGVVAVDISMGPARLVAPNLPSGATGQPFLDALVPGHPPLRAYAVSMGNPHMVLLDQPLEDASRLGPLLEHHPSFPDRTNVEFVRVDSDGLTVVVWERGCGLTQACGTGACASAVAAVLAKRLPADAWLRVTLPGGDLSIRVPADLSDIRLRGPVAFVFEGVVATPSGR, from the coding sequence GTGGAAGCTCGCGAGCGCATCTTCAAGTATCAGGGCCTGGGCAATGACTTCGTCGTGCTGGACCGGCGCGGCTCCGGCGAGGACATCGACGCCGCCACGTCGCGGTGGATGTGCGACCGGCGCCTGGGCATTGGCGGGGACGGGGTGCTGGCGCTGCTGCCCTCCGAGCGTGGCATTGCCCGCATGGTCGTGCACAACGCCGACGGCAGCATCGCGGAGATGTGTGGCAACGGACTGCGCTGCGCGGTGAAGTTCCTGGTGGATGATTCGGGCCAGACGCCAGGCCACATCAACGTGGAGACCGGGGCGGGCGTGCTCACCTGCTACCCCTCGTATGGCGAGGGCGGCGTGGTGGCCGTGGACATCTCCATGGGGCCCGCCCGGCTGGTGGCCCCCAACCTGCCTTCGGGCGCCACGGGGCAGCCCTTTCTGGATGCCTTGGTGCCGGGCCATCCGCCCCTGCGCGCCTACGCGGTGAGCATGGGCAATCCCCACATGGTCCTCCTGGACCAGCCGCTGGAGGATGCCTCGCGCCTGGGGCCCCTGCTGGAGCACCACCCGTCCTTTCCGGACCGCACCAACGTGGAGTTCGTCCGTGTGGACTCGGACGGCCTCACCGTGGTGGTCTGGGAGCGAGGCTGCGGCCTCACCCAGGCCTGTGGGACGGGCGCCTGCGCGTCCGCCGTGGCCGCCGTGCTGGCCAAACGGCTCCCGGCCGATGCCTGGCTGCGCGTCACCCTGCCAGGGGGAGACCTGAGCATCCGCGTCCCCGCCGACCTGTCCGACATCCGCCTCCGTGGACCGGTGGCCTTCGTCTTCGAGGGCGTTGTCGCGACTCCCTCGGGCCGGTAA